A stretch of Methylogaea oryzae DNA encodes these proteins:
- a CDS encoding phage tail protein, giving the protein MSYPSDLLGTFGAGPPLGFRFGVFFFFGGVIPNPLDIRFSKVSGLTSTVNTQTLQEGGQNLYAHRLPTGIQYDNLVLERGLAVGSLLVTEFNATMSLFKFNPSNVLVSLLDESGIPLSSWLFMTAYPVKWSVSPLDADSNQVVIETMELSYQRMQSIRI; this is encoded by the coding sequence ATGTCCTATCCTAGCGATCTATTGGGAACCTTCGGCGCCGGCCCTCCCCTGGGCTTTCGCTTCGGCGTGTTCTTTTTTTTCGGCGGGGTGATTCCCAATCCGCTGGACATCCGCTTCAGCAAAGTTTCCGGGCTCACCTCCACGGTGAACACGCAGACCTTGCAGGAAGGCGGGCAAAACCTATACGCCCACCGCCTGCCGACCGGCATCCAGTACGACAACCTGGTACTGGAGCGGGGCTTGGCGGTAGGGTCGCTGCTGGTGACCGAATTCAACGCCACCATGTCTTTGTTCAAGTTCAATCCGTCCAATGTCCTGGTGTCCTTGCTGGACGAATCCGGCATCCCCCTCAGCAGCTGGCTGTTCATGACCGCCTATCCGGTCAAATGGAGCGTCTCGCCCTTGGATGCCGACAGCAATCAGGTGGTGATCGAAACCATGGAACTGTCCTATCAACGCATGCAGTCGATCCGGATCTGA
- a CDS encoding phage tail protein: protein MPLSKEAIKSSYPLPVYNYRVTVLDDGEPSVIAFSEVSGLTVEDQPVVYRHGFSFAMGINIIPGMRQPIRLTLKKGLIRNGSYLQEWLDRSHSSPAASSSKRDIVIDLCDESGLPAIRWNVKQALPVKLEAPTLAANSNDVAIASLELIAADLTVDFQPT, encoded by the coding sequence ATGCCGCTAAGCAAAGAAGCCATCAAATCCAGCTACCCGTTGCCCGTCTACAACTATCGGGTAACGGTGCTGGACGACGGCGAACCCAGCGTCATCGCCTTCAGCGAAGTCTCCGGCTTGACCGTGGAGGATCAGCCGGTGGTGTATCGCCATGGGTTCAGCTTTGCCATGGGCATCAACATCATTCCGGGCATGCGGCAACCCATCCGCCTGACCCTGAAAAAGGGACTGATACGCAACGGCAGTTACCTGCAGGAGTGGCTGGACCGGAGTCACTCCTCGCCTGCCGCATCCTCCAGCAAGCGCGACATCGTCATCGACCTGTGCGACGAAAGCGGCTTGCCGGCCATCCGCTGGAACGTGAAACAAGCGCTGCCGGTGAAACTGGAAGCGCCGACGTTGGCCGCCAACAGCAACGATGTGGCCATCGCCAGCCTGGAACTGATCGCCGCGGACCTGACCGTGGACTTCCAGCCCACCTGA
- a CDS encoding phage tail protein, with translation MALSADDIKTAYPLPVYNYRVEIGGEAIAFSEVSGLSIGYETTVYKESPVASGSAGPRVMRMPAQPKDAVVTLKKGVVRGTSVKAFFSWINSIQINQVEKRDVYVRLCDEKGDAVISWKVINAFPTKLDAPTFDAKSNDAAIESMELMGDAIVIEET, from the coding sequence ATGGCATTGAGCGCAGACGACATCAAGACCGCCTATCCCCTGCCCGTCTACAACTACCGGGTGGAAATCGGCGGCGAAGCGATCGCCTTTTCCGAAGTTTCCGGCCTGAGCATCGGCTACGAAACCACCGTTTACAAAGAAAGCCCCGTGGCCAGCGGCTCGGCCGGCCCACGCGTCATGCGCATGCCGGCCCAGCCGAAGGACGCCGTGGTGACGCTGAAAAAAGGTGTCGTGCGCGGCACCAGCGTGAAGGCGTTTTTCAGCTGGATCAACTCGATCCAGATCAACCAGGTGGAAAAGCGCGACGTCTACGTGCGGCTGTGCGACGAAAAAGGCGACGCGGTCATCAGCTGGAAAGTCATCAACGCTTTTCCCACCAAGCTGGACGCGCCCACTTTCGACGCCAAGTCCAACGACGCCGCCATCGAGAGCATGGAGCTGATGGGCGATGCCATCGTCATCGAGGAAACCTAA